In a single window of the Bactrocera dorsalis isolate Fly_Bdor chromosome 2, ASM2337382v1, whole genome shotgun sequence genome:
- the LOC105227554 gene encoding protein TRC8 homolog isoform X1 — protein sequence MSVRTKVLGLVDVMMRVPPILVIDEVLKISMGLPTRFYPSPADPSLLAADFTANQTPSNAKMTVEASTVFTELNNASLINSTSGDNAGGDSPLERAIINASATAATSGVLSSSFGNMMNELSQDTFLSDVLSITSVKFIVCLFVFLSAACIFMLWTRHLVMVYMFVISLGLTFISYWSNVSALALMEKSPCLLEDLLSLNMARLLDTGGIALSVLPHLVAQWFMGMLFAYVHLGPRYPTIQKIMPVVFAGPIFLAMLPLPPRIIKDLPVIAGAVPLILTKMTMLNSAVDAAKTVYNGYQYAMNFVSNFGLSALIENEWQRLNVPCVLRVFWSIRIGQEFISIVMLSDGTAPVGFLPTMQKLLVDGCETLTAVLGMTSIISVICHYIGRGFQWYLLTFDNDEEKSLGTVSAVLFYILALQTGLTSLSPDKRFVRLCRNLCLLITALLHFLHNIVSPILMSLSAARNPSRKRHVRALTVCAFLVVTPICLLAVLWSRHSPSTWLLAVTAFSVEVVVKVLVSLATYTLFLLDARRQTFWEKLDDYLYYVRAFGNSVEFCFGILLFFNGAWILVFESAENVIGGTIRAVMMCIHAYFNIWCEARAGWSVFMKRRSAVHKISALPEATSAQLRAFDDVCAICYQEMYSAKITRCRHYFHGVCLRKWLYVQDRCPLCHEIMMYTDKNDESDEPAPIEGPTPAPIHQYNDETDESHTSGSSSSSPRLTSNNATNTNAAATTSSAAAVAAAAASNSTQTFRWSPDIGIQE from the exons ATGTCTGTGCGCACCAAAGTACTCGGATTAGTGGACGTAATGATGCGTGTACCACCAATATTAGTCATAGATGAGGTGCTCAAAATTAGTATGGGACTACCAACGCGTTTTTACCCCTCCCCAGCTGATCCAAGTTTACTGGCCGCCGACTTTACAGCAAATCAAACACCGAGTAACGCCAAAATGACGGTTGAAGCATCAACGGTTTTTACGGAGCTCAACAATGCCAGCCTTATAAATAGCACTAGTGGCGATAATGCAGGTGGCGACAGCCCGCTAGAGCGTGCCATAATTAATGCATCCGCAACAGCCGCCACAAGTGGTGTACTTAGCAGTTCGTTTGGCAACATGATGAATGAATTGTCGCAGGACACATTTCTATCGGATGTGTTGTCGATAACATCGGTGAAATTTATTGTCTGTTTATTTG TTTTTCTAAGTGCTGCTTGCATATTTATGCTATGGACACGGCATTTGGTGATGGTCTACATGTTTGTGATATCATTGGGTTTGACATTTATATCATATTGGTCAAATGTTTCTGCGCTGGCATTAATGGAGAAATCGCCGTGCTTGTTAGAAGATCTGCTTTCATTAAATATGGCACGACTGCTTGATACAGGCGGTATAGCTTTATCGGTGTTGCCACACCTAGTGGCGCAATGGTTTATGGGTATGCTCTTCGCTTATGTGCATTTAGGACCGCGTTATCCAACGATACAAAAAATTATGCCAGTTGTATTTGCCGGGCCAATATTTTTAGCCATGCTACCATTACCACCGCGCATTATCAAAGACTTACCAGTGATAGCCGGTGCGGTACCGTTAATATTAACGAAAATGACAATGCTTAACAGTGCTGTAGATGCTGCCAAGACTGTTTATAATGGCTATCAATATGCAATGAATTTTGTGTCGAACTTCGGTTTATCCGCATTGATCGAGAATGAGTGGCAACGTTTGAATGTGCCGTGTGTGCTGCGCGTCTTTTGGAGTATAAG AATTGGCCAGGAATTTATTTCCATTGTGATGCTCTCCGATGGCACTGCGCCAGTAGGCTTCCTTCCCACCATGCAAAAACTATTGGTCGATGGCTGTGAAACGCTCACTGCCGTGCTGGGCATGACTTCAATAATATCGGTGATATGTCACTATATTGGTCGCGGATTTCAATGGTATCTTTTAACATTCGACAATGACGAGGAAAAATCATTGGGCACCGTTTCAGCGGTACTCTTTTATATACTCGCCCTACAAACGGGACTAACCTCCTTGTCGCCCGATAAGCGTTTTGTCCGTTTGTGTCGAAATTTGTGCTTATTGATTACAGCTTTATTACATTTCCTACATAATATTGTGTCGCCCATACTGATGTCATTGAGTGCGGCACGCAATCCTTCACGCAAACGTCATGTACGCGCACTTACCGTTTGCGCTTTTTTGGTTGTCACGCCGATTTGTTTGCTTGCCGTGCTCTGGTCACGTCACTCACCTTCCACTTGGTTGCTAGCGGTAACGGCGTTTTCGGTCGAAGTTGTTGTAAAG GTGCTTGTTTCGTTGGCCACATACACGCTGTTCCTGCTCGATGCACGACGACAAACATTCTGGGAGAAGCTTgatgattatttatattatgtGCGCGCTTTTGGTAATTCTGTAGAGTTTTGCTTTGGTATATTGCTTTTCTTTAACGGTGCCTGGATATTGGTCTTCGAGTCGG CCGAAAATGTTATAGGCGGTACCATACGTGCAGTCATGATGTGCATACATGCCTATTTCAACATTTGGTGTGAGGCTCGGGCCGGTTGGTCTGTGTTCATGAAGCGACGCTCCGCGGTACACAAGATCTCAGCACTGCCCGAGGCGACATCAGCGCAATTGCGTGCCTTCGATGATGTTTGCGCCATCTGTTATCAG gAAATGTATTCTGCCAAAATTACACGTTGCCGCCATTATTTCCACGGTGTATGTCTACGAAAATGGTTGTATGTGCAAGATCGCTGCCCACTATGTCACGAAATTATGATGTACACAGATAAAAACGACGAAAGTGATGAACCGGCGCCCATTGAAGGCCCCACGCCCGCGCCTATTCATCAATACAAT GATGAAACCGACGAGAGTCACACGTCCGGTTCGTCGAGCTCATCACCCAGATTGACAAGCAATAATGCAACCAACACAAACGCTGCGGCCACAACATCCTCAGCTGCCGCTGTAGCCGCCGCCGCTGCCAGCAACAGTACACAGACATTTCGATGGTCACCTGACATTGGTATACAGGAATAA
- the LOC105227554 gene encoding protein TRC8 homolog isoform X2, giving the protein MSVRTKVLGLVDVMMRVPPILVIDEVLKISMGLPTRFYPSPADPSLLAADFTANQTPSNAKMTVEASTVFTELNNASLINSTSGDNAGGDSPLERAIINASATAATSGVLSSSFGNMMNELSQDTFLSDVLSITSVKFIVCLFVFLSAACIFMLWTRHLVMVYMFVISLGLTFISYWSNVSALALMEKSPCLLEDLLSLNMARLLDTGGIALSVLPHLVAQWFMGMLFAYVHLGPRYPTIQKIMPVVFAGPIFLAMLPLPPRIIKDLPVIAGAVPLILTKMTMLNSAVDAAKTVYNGYQYAMNFVSNFGLSALIENEWQRLNVPCVLRVFWSIRIGQEFISIVMLSDGTAPVGFLPTMQKLLVDGCETLTAVLGMTSIISVICHYIGRGFQWYLLTFDNDEEKSLGTVSAVLFYILALQTGLTSLSPDKRFVRLCRNLCLLITALLHFLHNIVSPILMSLSAARNPSRKRHVRALTVCAFLVVTPICLLAVLWSRHSPSTWLLAVTAFSVEVVVKVLVSLATYTLFLLDARRQTFWEKLDDYLYYVRAFGNSVEFCFGILLFFNGAWILVFESGGTIRAVMMCIHAYFNIWCEARAGWSVFMKRRSAVHKISALPEATSAQLRAFDDVCAICYQEMYSAKITRCRHYFHGVCLRKWLYVQDRCPLCHEIMMYTDKNDESDEPAPIEGPTPAPIHQYNDETDESHTSGSSSSSPRLTSNNATNTNAAATTSSAAAVAAAAASNSTQTFRWSPDIGIQE; this is encoded by the exons ATGTCTGTGCGCACCAAAGTACTCGGATTAGTGGACGTAATGATGCGTGTACCACCAATATTAGTCATAGATGAGGTGCTCAAAATTAGTATGGGACTACCAACGCGTTTTTACCCCTCCCCAGCTGATCCAAGTTTACTGGCCGCCGACTTTACAGCAAATCAAACACCGAGTAACGCCAAAATGACGGTTGAAGCATCAACGGTTTTTACGGAGCTCAACAATGCCAGCCTTATAAATAGCACTAGTGGCGATAATGCAGGTGGCGACAGCCCGCTAGAGCGTGCCATAATTAATGCATCCGCAACAGCCGCCACAAGTGGTGTACTTAGCAGTTCGTTTGGCAACATGATGAATGAATTGTCGCAGGACACATTTCTATCGGATGTGTTGTCGATAACATCGGTGAAATTTATTGTCTGTTTATTTG TTTTTCTAAGTGCTGCTTGCATATTTATGCTATGGACACGGCATTTGGTGATGGTCTACATGTTTGTGATATCATTGGGTTTGACATTTATATCATATTGGTCAAATGTTTCTGCGCTGGCATTAATGGAGAAATCGCCGTGCTTGTTAGAAGATCTGCTTTCATTAAATATGGCACGACTGCTTGATACAGGCGGTATAGCTTTATCGGTGTTGCCACACCTAGTGGCGCAATGGTTTATGGGTATGCTCTTCGCTTATGTGCATTTAGGACCGCGTTATCCAACGATACAAAAAATTATGCCAGTTGTATTTGCCGGGCCAATATTTTTAGCCATGCTACCATTACCACCGCGCATTATCAAAGACTTACCAGTGATAGCCGGTGCGGTACCGTTAATATTAACGAAAATGACAATGCTTAACAGTGCTGTAGATGCTGCCAAGACTGTTTATAATGGCTATCAATATGCAATGAATTTTGTGTCGAACTTCGGTTTATCCGCATTGATCGAGAATGAGTGGCAACGTTTGAATGTGCCGTGTGTGCTGCGCGTCTTTTGGAGTATAAG AATTGGCCAGGAATTTATTTCCATTGTGATGCTCTCCGATGGCACTGCGCCAGTAGGCTTCCTTCCCACCATGCAAAAACTATTGGTCGATGGCTGTGAAACGCTCACTGCCGTGCTGGGCATGACTTCAATAATATCGGTGATATGTCACTATATTGGTCGCGGATTTCAATGGTATCTTTTAACATTCGACAATGACGAGGAAAAATCATTGGGCACCGTTTCAGCGGTACTCTTTTATATACTCGCCCTACAAACGGGACTAACCTCCTTGTCGCCCGATAAGCGTTTTGTCCGTTTGTGTCGAAATTTGTGCTTATTGATTACAGCTTTATTACATTTCCTACATAATATTGTGTCGCCCATACTGATGTCATTGAGTGCGGCACGCAATCCTTCACGCAAACGTCATGTACGCGCACTTACCGTTTGCGCTTTTTTGGTTGTCACGCCGATTTGTTTGCTTGCCGTGCTCTGGTCACGTCACTCACCTTCCACTTGGTTGCTAGCGGTAACGGCGTTTTCGGTCGAAGTTGTTGTAAAG GTGCTTGTTTCGTTGGCCACATACACGCTGTTCCTGCTCGATGCACGACGACAAACATTCTGGGAGAAGCTTgatgattatttatattatgtGCGCGCTTTTGGTAATTCTGTAGAGTTTTGCTTTGGTATATTGCTTTTCTTTAACGGTGCCTGGATATTGGTCTTCGAGTCGG GCGGTACCATACGTGCAGTCATGATGTGCATACATGCCTATTTCAACATTTGGTGTGAGGCTCGGGCCGGTTGGTCTGTGTTCATGAAGCGACGCTCCGCGGTACACAAGATCTCAGCACTGCCCGAGGCGACATCAGCGCAATTGCGTGCCTTCGATGATGTTTGCGCCATCTGTTATCAG gAAATGTATTCTGCCAAAATTACACGTTGCCGCCATTATTTCCACGGTGTATGTCTACGAAAATGGTTGTATGTGCAAGATCGCTGCCCACTATGTCACGAAATTATGATGTACACAGATAAAAACGACGAAAGTGATGAACCGGCGCCCATTGAAGGCCCCACGCCCGCGCCTATTCATCAATACAAT GATGAAACCGACGAGAGTCACACGTCCGGTTCGTCGAGCTCATCACCCAGATTGACAAGCAATAATGCAACCAACACAAACGCTGCGGCCACAACATCCTCAGCTGCCGCTGTAGCCGCCGCCGCTGCCAGCAACAGTACACAGACATTTCGATGGTCACCTGACATTGGTATACAGGAATAA